A window of the Euzebya pacifica genome harbors these coding sequences:
- a CDS encoding GreA/GreB family elongation factor, translating to MSKVMLSTTPVVLTTAGRAGLQERLASARRAAAGTDEGSAERQRFLAEITAMEDALRQSVAVEEVQEDPTIVELGDEVVVQDAVGAEETVRIVHPLEARQGADHISVDSPLARALLGHRPGERVLVDAPAGPYELTILDRRRLS from the coding sequence GTGTCGAAGGTGATGTTGTCCACCACGCCAGTCGTACTGACCACCGCCGGTCGGGCCGGGCTGCAGGAGCGCCTTGCCAGCGCGCGTCGAGCCGCAGCAGGCACGGACGAGGGCAGCGCCGAACGCCAGCGCTTCCTGGCCGAGATCACCGCCATGGAGGACGCCCTGCGCCAGTCCGTGGCGGTCGAGGAGGTCCAGGAGGACCCCACCATCGTCGAGCTCGGCGACGAGGTCGTCGTGCAGGACGCCGTCGGCGCGGAGGAGACCGTCCGCATCGTGCACCCGCTGGAGGCCCGGCAGGGGGCGGACCACATCTCCGTCGACTCGCCCCTCGCCCGAGCGCTCCTGGGCCACCGCCCCGGCGAGCGCGTCCTCGTCGACGCCCCCGCCGGACCGTACGAGCTGACGATCCTCGATCGTCGCCGGCTCAGCTGA
- a CDS encoding helix-turn-helix transcriptional regulator produces the protein MTAPPDVAVDAPTRDHADARMSDATKVHRAMGDDSRSHIVDVLRATPDPMGIRDIADAVGLHVSTVRGHLDVLQDAGLVTSEQVVTDARGRPPLAWTATAAATTSADGGYRLLAEILLSQLVDRPASPLESGRRWGAHLIEAPRPGTVVSDDEAVQRVLALLDQLGFAPSLDDDTVLLRRCPFADLARGHEDLICQTHLGIVRGALDALGSTTRAEAMAPFVEPSLCTVRLSTS, from the coding sequence GTGACGGCCCCTCCCGACGTGGCGGTCGACGCCCCGACCCGCGATCATGCAGACGCACGGATGAGTGACGCGACGAAGGTGCACCGGGCGATGGGCGACGACAGTCGCAGCCACATCGTCGACGTGCTGCGTGCCACCCCGGACCCGATGGGTATCCGCGACATCGCTGATGCGGTCGGCCTCCACGTCTCCACGGTCCGTGGCCACCTCGACGTGCTGCAGGACGCGGGCCTGGTCACCTCCGAGCAGGTCGTCACCGATGCCCGGGGTCGACCACCGCTGGCCTGGACGGCGACGGCCGCGGCGACCACGTCCGCCGACGGCGGGTACCGGCTGCTTGCGGAGATCCTCCTCAGCCAGCTCGTGGATCGGCCGGCTTCGCCGCTGGAGTCGGGCCGTCGTTGGGGTGCCCACCTGATCGAGGCACCGCGGCCGGGCACCGTGGTGTCCGACGACGAGGCCGTCCAACGAGTGCTGGCCCTCCTGGATCAACTGGGGTTCGCCCCGTCCCTCGATGACGACACCGTGCTGCTTCGCCGCTGCCCGTTCGCCGACCTCGCACGGGGCCACGAGGACCTGATCTGCCAGACCCACCTCGGCATCGTGCGAGGGGCCCTCGACGCCCTCGGGTCCACCACGCGTGCGGAGGCCATGGCGCCGTTCGTCGAGCCCAGCCTCTGCACGGTCCGGCTGTCGACCAGCTGA
- a CDS encoding DsbA family oxidoreductase has protein sequence MMDVEIWSDVVCPWCAIGKVRFERALAAFGHADEVTVRWRSFELDRHAPASRDGDYAAMLATKYRTTTDRAQAMIDRMVDQGAAEGLDFRFDIVKPGNTFDAHRVLHLAAERGLQHEVKDRFLDAYHSEGEEVGDHDVLVRLAADAGMDAEEVRTMLATDDFADAVRADEDQAVEYGISGVPFFVLDRRMGVSGAQPTEVLLQALEQAWAARTEDTASAASHADHEHAGDTCGVDGCAVAS, from the coding sequence ATGATGGACGTGGAGATCTGGTCGGATGTCGTGTGCCCGTGGTGCGCGATCGGCAAGGTGCGGTTCGAACGTGCGCTCGCCGCCTTCGGGCACGCCGACGAGGTCACGGTGCGGTGGCGCAGCTTCGAGCTGGACCGGCATGCGCCGGCCAGCCGGGACGGCGACTACGCAGCCATGCTGGCGACCAAGTACCGCACCACGACCGACCGGGCCCAGGCGATGATCGATCGCATGGTCGACCAGGGCGCAGCGGAGGGCTTGGACTTCCGCTTCGACATCGTGAAGCCGGGCAACACCTTCGACGCCCACCGGGTGCTGCACCTCGCCGCCGAGCGCGGGCTGCAGCACGAGGTGAAGGACCGCTTCCTCGACGCCTACCACTCCGAGGGCGAGGAGGTGGGCGACCACGACGTGCTGGTTCGCCTGGCCGCCGACGCCGGCATGGATGCCGAGGAGGTTCGGACCATGCTCGCCACCGACGACTTCGCCGACGCCGTCCGAGCCGACGAGGACCAGGCCGTGGAGTACGGCATCTCCGGTGTGCCCTTCTTCGTACTCGACCGCCGGATGGGCGTCTCGGGTGCACAGCCTACGGAGGTGCTGCTGCAGGCGCTGGAGCAGGCCTGGGCCGCGCGTACCGAGGACACCGCCTCGGCCGCGAGTCACGCCGACCACGAGCACGCGGGCGACACCTGCGGGGTCGATGGCTGCGCGGTCGCCAGCTGA
- a CDS encoding aldo/keto reductase → MRMRQLTPDIEVSEIGFGNWTVTTGWWGDYSRQEAVALHRAAFDAGVTFFDTASVYRDGYGEEVLAEALGEVREQIVIGTKFGYDLDVDTGSRGQQERPHRTDVVSVAAALDDSLRRFGTDVIDVWQLHNPRMAHLVDDELFAFLQQVKEEGKVRATAIALGPRIGWRDEGLHAMHTRDLDVVHMIHNMLEQDPGRDLVAAARETDTGLIVRVPHSSGLLEGHLHADTVFPANDHRRHRPRSWLLEGVQKVERLRFLERSDRTLGQAALRWVLDHDVAATALPNIYNVDQLQEFVGASDAAELTDEEHRMVAELYADGFGVVPEADQETRLRDVS, encoded by the coding sequence ATGCGCATGCGTCAGCTCACTCCCGACATCGAGGTCAGCGAGATCGGCTTCGGCAACTGGACCGTCACCACCGGCTGGTGGGGCGACTACTCCCGACAGGAGGCCGTGGCGCTGCATCGCGCAGCCTTCGATGCGGGCGTGACGTTCTTCGACACGGCCAGCGTCTACCGCGACGGCTACGGGGAGGAGGTCCTGGCCGAGGCGCTCGGTGAGGTCCGGGAGCAGATCGTCATCGGTACCAAGTTCGGCTACGACCTCGACGTCGACACCGGATCACGCGGTCAGCAGGAGCGCCCCCACCGCACGGACGTCGTCAGCGTGGCCGCGGCGCTCGACGACTCGTTGCGCCGGTTCGGGACCGACGTCATCGACGTCTGGCAGCTGCACAACCCGCGCATGGCCCACCTCGTCGACGACGAGCTGTTCGCGTTCCTGCAGCAGGTGAAGGAGGAAGGGAAGGTGCGTGCCACCGCCATCGCGCTCGGCCCGCGGATCGGTTGGCGCGACGAGGGACTGCACGCGATGCACACGCGGGACCTCGACGTCGTCCACATGATCCACAACATGCTCGAGCAGGACCCGGGGCGCGACCTTGTCGCCGCGGCCCGCGAGACCGACACGGGCCTGATCGTCCGGGTCCCCCACAGCTCGGGGCTGCTCGAGGGGCACCTGCACGCGGACACGGTCTTCCCGGCCAACGACCATCGCCGTCACCGGCCGCGGAGCTGGTTGCTGGAGGGCGTGCAGAAGGTCGAGCGGCTGCGGTTCCTCGAGCGGTCCGACCGCACGCTGGGGCAGGCGGCGCTGCGCTGGGTGCTGGACCACGACGTGGCGGCCACGGCGCTTCCCAACATCTACAACGTCGACCAGCTGCAGGAGTTCGTCGGCGCGTCGGATGCCGCGGAGCTGACCGACGAGGAACACCGGATGGTCGCCGAGCTGTACGCCGACGGCTTCGGCGTCGTCCCGGAGGCGGACCAGGAGACCCGCCTCCGAGACGTCAGCTGA
- a CDS encoding NAD(P)/FAD-dependent oxidoreductase, protein MTASPTHVIVGAGLAGANAARALREEGFDGRIVLIGDEADLPYDRPPLSKQYLRGETSPDDIRVLDADGWSQLDVDLVLGAAVTSVDIDGRHVTFGNGTTVGWDRLLLATGAEPRALPVRGGDLPGVHLLRRLADADRLRAALQRADRIVVVGAGWLGSEVAASARQMGVQVSLVEMGSVPLARTLGERVGSIYRDLHASNGVALHMRASVTAILGDRRATGVQLHDGTVLPADLVVVGVGVRPRAQLASRVGLAVGNGNGIEVDAELQTSAPGIYAAGDVASAWHPVLNRRLRVEHWANAIHQGRVAAANMLGANRPYDRQPYFFSDQYDLGMELTGHPDPAMEVVFRGDPSDGAFMAFWLADGRVSAAMNANIWDVTDTLRELVESGRPIASERLADPSEPLDALVSS, encoded by the coding sequence GTGACTGCATCCCCGACCCACGTCATCGTCGGTGCCGGCCTTGCCGGCGCCAACGCCGCGCGTGCCCTGCGGGAGGAGGGCTTCGACGGGCGCATCGTCCTCATCGGCGACGAGGCCGATCTGCCCTACGACCGGCCGCCCCTGTCCAAGCAGTACCTGCGGGGCGAGACGAGCCCGGACGACATCCGCGTCCTCGACGCCGACGGGTGGTCCCAGCTTGACGTCGACCTCGTCCTCGGCGCGGCCGTGACCTCCGTCGACATCGATGGCCGGCATGTGACGTTCGGCAACGGCACCACCGTGGGCTGGGACCGGCTGCTCCTGGCCACCGGGGCCGAACCACGCGCCCTGCCGGTCCGGGGCGGTGACCTGCCAGGGGTGCACCTGCTGCGTCGCCTCGCCGATGCGGACCGCCTCCGGGCCGCACTCCAACGGGCCGACCGCATCGTGGTGGTCGGTGCGGGCTGGCTGGGCTCCGAAGTTGCGGCATCCGCCCGGCAGATGGGTGTCCAGGTCTCGCTGGTCGAGATGGGCTCGGTGCCGCTCGCCCGCACCCTCGGCGAACGGGTCGGCTCGATCTATCGTGACCTCCACGCCAGCAACGGCGTCGCGTTGCACATGCGGGCGTCCGTCACCGCCATCCTGGGCGACAGGCGGGCCACGGGTGTCCAGCTCCACGACGGCACCGTCCTGCCGGCGGACCTCGTCGTGGTCGGCGTCGGCGTTCGGCCGCGAGCGCAGCTGGCCAGCCGCGTCGGCCTGGCGGTCGGCAACGGAAACGGCATCGAGGTCGACGCCGAGCTGCAGACGTCGGCCCCCGGCATCTACGCCGCGGGCGACGTGGCGTCGGCCTGGCACCCAGTGCTCAACCGCCGGCTTCGGGTCGAGCACTGGGCCAACGCGATCCACCAGGGCCGTGTGGCGGCGGCCAACATGCTCGGTGCCAACCGCCCCTACGACCGGCAGCCCTACTTCTTCTCCGATCAGTACGACCTCGGGATGGAGCTGACCGGGCATCCCGACCCGGCCATGGAGGTCGTGTTCCGAGGCGACCCGTCGGACGGTGCCTTCATGGCGTTCTGGCTGGCCGACGGACGGGTGAGTGCGGCCATGAACGCCAACATCTGGGACGTCACCGACACCCTCCGCGAGCTCGTGGAGTCGGGCCGACCGATCGCCAGCGAACGCCTGGCGGATCCCTCCGAACCCCTCGACGCCCTGGTGTCGTCGTGA
- a CDS encoding cache domain-containing protein has translation MLNRATISTRLAALTAVALAGLLVVVTFGLLGTRGDMLEARRVKTQEHTELALSLITHFHALEASGTMTRESAQQAAADAVRDLRYDGTEYFWINDTTPTVVMHPIKAELEGQDVSMLEDADGTRLFVEFVDVVEADGAGFVDYLWPKPGEEDAQPKVSYVTAFEPWDWVVGTGIYIDDIDTQFWAKVRSFSLPGLFIMAVVGGLSRWIGRRLARDIARQAKEVHEASEELSASSVQVDGASAETTLKARRVGASADDVHGHLATVATGVEQLNASVAEIGRAVTSASRVADGAVAETTATRDAIDRLGANSVEIGKVVEVIGAIADQTNLLALNATIESARAGVAGRGFAVVASEVKDLARETANATQQVAAQIGAIQDDTEEAVRAIGRIAEVITQVAETQQTIAAAVEEQQVTTAEISRSVSTVAHRSSAIADDVNATARTAEHTADVAAGVRLTAQRLLTVADGLNQLVGLGDADVDASRGPDDEPHDTNPVEEDSTSVDPRSTDVLSSV, from the coding sequence GTGCTCAACCGTGCCACCATCTCGACCCGGCTCGCTGCCCTCACCGCTGTTGCGCTTGCCGGCCTGCTCGTCGTCGTCACCTTCGGGCTGCTCGGCACCCGCGGCGACATGCTGGAGGCCCGTCGCGTCAAGACGCAGGAGCACACCGAGCTGGCGTTGTCACTGATCACCCACTTCCATGCCCTCGAGGCGTCCGGGACGATGACCCGCGAGTCAGCGCAGCAGGCGGCCGCGGACGCCGTCCGTGACCTGCGATACGACGGCACCGAGTACTTCTGGATCAACGACACCACCCCGACGGTGGTCATGCACCCCATCAAGGCCGAGCTCGAGGGGCAGGACGTCTCGATGCTGGAGGATGCCGACGGGACGCGCTTGTTCGTGGAGTTCGTCGACGTCGTCGAGGCGGACGGGGCCGGCTTCGTGGACTACCTGTGGCCCAAGCCCGGCGAGGAGGACGCGCAGCCCAAGGTCAGCTACGTGACCGCCTTCGAGCCCTGGGACTGGGTTGTCGGGACCGGCATCTACATCGATGACATCGACACGCAGTTCTGGGCGAAGGTGCGCTCCTTCAGCCTTCCGGGGTTGTTCATCATGGCCGTGGTCGGTGGCCTGAGCCGGTGGATCGGCCGTCGGCTGGCCCGCGACATCGCCCGACAGGCCAAGGAAGTCCACGAGGCCTCCGAGGAGCTGTCGGCCTCGAGTGTCCAGGTCGACGGCGCGTCGGCGGAGACAACCCTCAAGGCGCGTCGGGTCGGGGCATCCGCGGATGACGTCCACGGTCACCTCGCCACGGTGGCCACCGGTGTGGAACAGCTCAACGCCTCGGTCGCCGAGATCGGCCGGGCAGTCACGAGCGCATCCCGGGTCGCCGACGGCGCCGTCGCGGAGACCACGGCCACGCGTGACGCGATCGACCGGCTCGGCGCGAACTCCGTGGAGATCGGGAAGGTCGTGGAGGTCATCGGCGCCATCGCCGACCAGACGAACCTGCTGGCGCTGAACGCCACCATCGAGTCGGCTCGTGCCGGCGTGGCGGGCAGGGGGTTCGCGGTCGTGGCCAGCGAGGTCAAGGACCTGGCCCGTGAGACGGCCAACGCGACCCAGCAGGTGGCCGCCCAGATCGGGGCGATCCAGGACGACACCGAGGAGGCCGTTCGGGCGATCGGCCGCATCGCCGAGGTCATCACGCAGGTGGCGGAGACCCAGCAGACGATCGCTGCCGCAGTCGAGGAACAGCAGGTGACGACCGCGGAGATCTCCCGCAGCGTGAGCACGGTTGCCCACCGTTCCTCGGCGATCGCCGACGACGTCAACGCCACGGCCCGCACCGCCGAGCACACCGCGGACGTGGCGGCGGGAGTCCGACTCACTGCCCAGCGTCTGCTGACCGTTGCTGATGGGCTGAACCAGCTGGTGGGGCTGGGCGACGCGGACGTCGACGCCTCACGCGGACCGGACGACGAGCCGCACGACACCAATCCGGTCGAGGAGGACTCCACGTCGGTGGATCCGAGGTCCACCGACGTGCTCAGCAGCGTCTGA
- the ctaD gene encoding cytochrome c oxidase subunit I, translated as MTVVDDRRASRTRRSVFARPTATTGWRSWVTTVDHKRIGIMYGVASLAFFAVGGLEALLIRVQLAGPNGSLVTADQYNQIFTMHGLTMVFFVVMPLGAAFMNFLLPLQIGARDVAFPRLNALSWWVFLASGIFVYSAVLFDGLPNGSWVGYSPLAGTVGPDPAGLTFGADSAAIHQSRMLFYSLGLQIAGVASLASAVNFITTTLNMRAPGMTLMRMPTFAWMTFVTAAMLLFAMPILGIALWQMMFQVRWAAPFYDPTNGGDPVLWQHMFWLFGHPEVYIMILPAFGIVSEILPVFSRKPLFGYSAVVFSGIAIAFMGWGVWAHHMFATGLGPVADAAFGISSMVIAVPTGIKIFNWMGTMWGGQIRFTTPMLFSIGLVSMFTIGGLSGVTHALVPSDTQQHDTYYIVAHFHYVLFGGALFALFGAIYYWAPKAFGRMFDERIGKVHFVLMLIGFNLTFGPMHLLGLNGMPRRYYTYADGMGWNTWNLVSSSGAFVIALSFLVFLYGCWRLRRSEQDLPPDPWDARTIEWLTPCPAPAHNFDTIPFVSERDEVWYRKHRDGGLEPPDPVDPSTIHMPSPSWFPLVLSLGLPVAAYGVFTEGAAQVALFVVGGMLVTGGMLGWAVEPSSEPSAEPDPAGRSTDDPGPRAGERS; from the coding sequence GTGACGGTTGTCGACGATCGACGGGCGTCCCGTACCCGACGCAGCGTCTTCGCCCGCCCGACGGCGACGACCGGGTGGCGGTCGTGGGTCACCACCGTGGACCACAAGCGGATCGGGATCATGTACGGCGTCGCCTCGTTGGCGTTCTTCGCGGTCGGCGGGCTGGAGGCGCTGCTCATCCGCGTTCAGCTGGCCGGTCCGAACGGCAGCCTGGTGACGGCTGACCAGTACAACCAGATCTTCACGATGCACGGGCTGACCATGGTGTTCTTCGTGGTCATGCCGCTGGGTGCGGCGTTCATGAACTTCCTGCTGCCCCTGCAGATCGGTGCACGGGACGTGGCGTTCCCGCGGCTCAACGCCCTCAGCTGGTGGGTCTTCCTGGCCTCAGGCATCTTCGTCTACAGCGCCGTCCTGTTCGATGGGCTGCCCAACGGGTCGTGGGTCGGCTACTCGCCGCTCGCGGGCACCGTCGGCCCGGATCCTGCCGGCCTGACCTTCGGCGCTGACAGCGCGGCCATCCACCAGTCACGGATGCTCTTCTATTCACTCGGGCTGCAGATCGCCGGTGTCGCGTCGCTGGCCTCCGCGGTCAACTTCATCACGACCACGCTGAACATGCGGGCGCCGGGCATGACGTTGATGCGGATGCCGACGTTCGCGTGGATGACGTTCGTGACCGCAGCCATGCTGCTGTTCGCCATGCCCATCCTGGGCATCGCCCTGTGGCAGATGATGTTCCAGGTGCGTTGGGCCGCACCGTTCTACGACCCGACCAACGGTGGCGACCCGGTGCTGTGGCAGCACATGTTCTGGCTGTTCGGGCATCCCGAGGTCTACATCATGATCCTGCCCGCCTTCGGGATCGTGTCGGAGATCCTGCCGGTCTTCAGCCGCAAGCCCCTGTTCGGCTACTCCGCCGTGGTGTTCTCCGGCATCGCGATCGCGTTCATGGGGTGGGGCGTGTGGGCGCACCACATGTTCGCCACCGGCCTCGGCCCGGTGGCCGATGCGGCGTTCGGCATCAGCTCGATGGTCATCGCCGTGCCGACGGGCATCAAGATCTTCAACTGGATGGGCACGATGTGGGGCGGCCAGATCCGCTTCACCACGCCCATGCTGTTCTCCATCGGCCTCGTGTCGATGTTCACCATCGGCGGCCTGTCGGGCGTCACCCACGCGCTCGTGCCGAGCGACACCCAGCAGCACGACACCTACTACATCGTGGCGCACTTCCACTACGTGTTGTTCGGAGGCGCGCTGTTCGCCCTGTTCGGCGCCATCTACTACTGGGCGCCCAAGGCGTTCGGCCGGATGTTCGACGAACGCATCGGCAAGGTGCACTTCGTCCTGATGCTCATCGGGTTCAACCTGACGTTCGGGCCGATGCACCTCCTCGGGCTCAACGGCATGCCCCGGCGGTACTACACCTACGCCGACGGCATGGGATGGAACACCTGGAACCTGGTGTCCAGCAGCGGGGCGTTCGTGATCGCCCTGTCCTTCCTCGTCTTCCTGTACGGCTGCTGGCGCCTGCGGCGCAGCGAGCAGGACCTGCCACCCGACCCGTGGGACGCCCGGACCATCGAATGGTTGACCCCGTGTCCCGCCCCTGCCCACAACTTCGACACGATCCCGTTCGTCAGTGAGCGCGACGAGGTCTGGTACCGCAAGCACCGTGACGGTGGCCTGGAGCCACCCGATCCCGTCGACCCGTCGACGATCCACATGCCCTCGCCCTCGTGGTTCCCGCTGGTGCTGTCCCTCGGCCTGCCCGTGGCGGCCTACGGGGTGTTCACCGAAGGGGCGGCGCAGGTGGCGCTGTTCGTCGTCGGAGGGATGCTGGTCACGGGCGGCATGCTCGGCTGGGCGGTCGAGCCCAGCTCGGAACCCAGCGCGGAGCCCGATCCGGCCGGCCGCTCGACCGACGATCCGGGCCCCCGGGCGGGGGAGCGCTCGTGA
- a CDS encoding helix-turn-helix domain-containing protein, which translates to MAAPPLLTSGVPAFDELLDGIAIGDNLVLLVGDGTPIDWFVDACVRASDREQLVIVDTSGRHEPDAARAVLAWTDATTPAEEARAAFDRADELVGTDARVIVDTLTGVASTWGSQTALDLFLVGCPRLYRRRSIALWILRRSGHDERFLRRLRDVTQVVATVDGTEERLLVTVEKAAGRPAHVVGRTLEATLHDGVLVDMTSGASNGTRLGETIRQLRTGRGVGQAELARRIGISPSALSQAERGVRGVSGETVLRLWEALGVPVGPDEDATDGYHIGRRTGEEATPLATGVTGRRLVASPGSTAWEVRVDPRARGRGPLFPGKGTETVVLRDGMLDLEIGKATETLQAGDAIVLDAAVIDGWANPADHPATVVWTITR; encoded by the coding sequence ATGGCTGCCCCTCCCCTGCTGACCAGCGGCGTCCCCGCCTTCGACGAGCTGCTCGACGGCATCGCCATCGGCGACAACCTGGTGCTGCTGGTCGGCGACGGCACGCCGATCGACTGGTTCGTCGACGCCTGCGTCCGGGCATCGGATCGCGAGCAGCTCGTGATCGTCGACACGTCCGGCCGGCACGAACCCGACGCGGCGCGGGCGGTACTCGCGTGGACCGACGCAACCACTCCCGCGGAGGAGGCGCGAGCCGCCTTCGACCGGGCCGACGAGCTGGTGGGTACCGACGCACGGGTGATCGTGGACACGTTGACCGGCGTCGCCTCGACCTGGGGCAGCCAGACGGCGCTGGACCTCTTCCTGGTCGGCTGTCCCCGGCTGTACCGCCGTCGCAGCATCGCGCTGTGGATCCTCCGCCGCAGCGGCCACGACGAGCGATTCCTCCGTCGGCTGCGCGACGTGACCCAGGTCGTCGCCACCGTCGACGGGACCGAGGAGCGCCTGCTCGTGACCGTCGAGAAGGCCGCAGGACGACCAGCCCACGTGGTCGGACGGACCCTCGAGGCGACCCTGCACGACGGCGTCCTCGTCGACATGACATCCGGCGCGAGCAACGGCACCCGCCTGGGCGAGACCATCCGCCAGCTCCGGACCGGCCGCGGCGTCGGCCAGGCGGAGCTCGCGCGGAGGATCGGCATCAGCCCGTCGGCGCTGTCACAGGCCGAACGCGGGGTGCGTGGGGTGTCGGGCGAAACCGTGCTGCGCCTGTGGGAAGCACTCGGTGTGCCGGTCGGTCCCGACGAGGACGCAACAGACGGGTACCACATCGGCCGCAGGACCGGGGAGGAGGCAACGCCCCTGGCCACGGGGGTCACCGGCCGCCGGTTGGTCGCCAGCCCCGGCAGCACCGCATGGGAGGTCAGGGTCGACCCACGGGCGAGGGGACGAGGCCCCCTGTTCCCCGGCAAGGGCACCGAAACGGTGGTGCTGCGCGACGGGATGCTGGACCTCGAGATCGGCAAGGCCACCGAGACCCTGCAGGCCGGCGACGCCATCGTGCTGGACGCCGCGGTCATCGACGGCTGGGCCAACCCCGCGGACCATCCGGCGACCGTCGTCTGGACGATCACCCGCTGA
- the folE gene encoding GTP cyclohydrolase I — protein MRDGVGAPTRVPPPASGGVDRPAAIAAVHRLLVALGQDTADPQLRDTPRRVVDALEEMLTPPPFATTTFPDEVGYEGAVVVRDIPVQSLCAHHLLPFVGVAHVAYLPGARLVGLSKLARTVEAHARRLQVQEHLTVQVADWVMAELAPEGVAVVLEAEHLCMAMRGVRSRGTSTITTAVRGRVRDDPHLRTEVLALLAVR, from the coding sequence ATGCGCGATGGTGTGGGGGCGCCGACGCGGGTGCCGCCACCCGCGTCGGGCGGTGTCGATCGTCCTGCAGCCATCGCGGCGGTCCACCGGCTGCTGGTGGCCCTCGGCCAGGACACCGCCGACCCACAGCTACGGGACACCCCCCGTCGGGTGGTGGATGCCCTGGAGGAGATGCTGACACCCCCGCCGTTCGCGACGACCACCTTCCCCGACGAGGTCGGCTACGAGGGGGCGGTCGTCGTCCGCGACATCCCCGTGCAGTCGCTGTGCGCCCACCACCTGCTGCCCTTCGTGGGCGTCGCGCACGTGGCCTATCTACCGGGCGCTCGACTGGTGGGCCTGTCCAAGCTGGCTCGGACCGTCGAGGCCCACGCGCGTCGACTCCAGGTACAGGAGCACCTGACGGTCCAGGTTGCTGACTGGGTGATGGCGGAGCTCGCTCCGGAGGGTGTGGCGGTGGTGCTCGAGGCCGAGCACCTCTGCATGGCCATGCGCGGCGTCCGTTCGCGCGGCACCTCGACCATCACGACCGCGGTGCGGGGGCGCGTTCGTGACGACCCACACCTTCGGACCGAGGTGCTGGCGCTGCTGGCGGTTCGGTGA
- a CDS encoding helix-turn-helix transcriptional regulator: protein MPSAPTPDPTESIADPIETVAALGDPNRRKLYDHVVEANGWVGRDAAAEASGLRRGITAHHLDKLAELGLLEVDYQRLSGRSGPGAGRPAKVYRRARRDVDVSLPPRDYALPGRLLADALVAASTTGEDPGRLLDEAARREGIALGAAIAAGADEGGPGAEAAMVALEARGFEPTQDQDGTILLRNCPFHELARSHTSLICGMNHCLLTAAMESAGVTLDASLEPHDDMCCVRLHRRPIGDRPGSQPGEES from the coding sequence ATGCCGTCCGCACCCACCCCCGACCCCACCGAGTCCATCGCCGACCCCATCGAGACCGTTGCCGCGCTCGGCGACCCGAACCGCCGCAAGCTGTACGACCACGTGGTCGAGGCGAACGGTTGGGTCGGACGCGATGCCGCCGCGGAAGCGAGTGGCCTCCGCCGGGGCATCACCGCCCACCACCTGGACAAGCTGGCGGAGCTCGGCCTGCTGGAGGTCGACTACCAGCGCCTCAGCGGTCGCAGCGGGCCGGGGGCGGGCCGACCGGCGAAGGTCTATCGCCGCGCCCGCCGTGACGTGGACGTCAGCCTACCGCCGAGGGACTACGCCCTGCCCGGTCGGCTGCTGGCCGATGCCCTCGTGGCCGCATCGACGACCGGGGAGGACCCAGGGCGCCTGCTGGACGAGGCCGCCCGGCGCGAGGGCATCGCCCTGGGGGCAGCCATCGCCGCCGGCGCCGACGAAGGAGGCCCGGGAGCCGAGGCAGCCATGGTCGCCCTCGAGGCGCGTGGGTTCGAACCCACCCAGGACCAGGACGGCACCATCCTGCTGCGCAACTGCCCGTTCCACGAGCTCGCACGCAGCCACACATCCCTGATCTGCGGGATGAACCACTGCCTGCTCACAGCGGCCATGGAGTCCGCCGGCGTGACGCTGGATGCGTCCCTGGAACCCCACGACGACATGTGCTGCGTCCGGCTCCACCGCCGACCCATCGGCGACCGGCCGGGGAGCCAGCCAGGTGAGGAAAGTTGA